TTATGCAGTACACTTAGGACAGCAGTAGCTTAAAATACAGGCCTGCACTGAGGCAACTACATTGACAGCAAGTCAGTAAAAATAAGATGAAACACATGATTATACCTTTAGTTCAGTCGActtataaaaacaaacatgattaATGTCTTGCATGGACTGCTGGTTTTAAATCTTCCCTTtttggaaaaaaagacaaatatattTGTGCAGTTGTGCGCCTGTGGCTGGAGAGTAAAGCATTCTGAGgtcactgtgtgcgtgtgacagaCCATTCTTATATCGAAGAGTGTGAGCTTACAggctcactcaacacacacacacacacacacacaaactctctctctctctctctctctcacacacacacacacacacacacacacacacacacacacacacacacacacacacacacacacacacacacacaaactctctgtctttctctctctctctctcacacacacaaacacacacacacacacacataaacacacagacagacacacacagaaacacacacaaacagcatatacaccatacacacacaaatgaagacaTACATGCAAAGTATGTAATAATAAATTGTTGCGTATCAGCAGAAAAGGTTTTTGTTGCGATGCAGCACACAAGGAAGAAGTGATCAACATCAGgtgacagacagcagtggcTGGAGTCACAccatcaaccacagacacagGACAAGCATGTACAGCACATGCTAAACATCCTGTGGTTCTACTTGGACCAGAATCACCAACAGAAATACCAAAAaaacagaggagggaggagagggcaaTCTCTCTGAACCAGTCGCGTCGCTgagcctccatctctcctcctcctcctctctctctctctctctctcattggagGGCAGTGCTGCTACAGTTGCCTTGCATGACATCTGGAGAGACAGGGCAAGGTGTAGTGTGTGAATGCTTTTAGACAAGAGAGTTCTTTGGGAGAACAAGACAAAAGGGCTTTCATTTAACATTTCTTTAACGATGTTTCTTCAATGTTCCTTCAGCGTTTTTTTTGTCAACGTTGTCCCCTTCGCTGAACAGGTGTGGCCACATCAGATGAGCTGGTCCAGTGCCCGCAGGAGCTCCTCCCCCTGCAGCAGGTTCTGCCAGGTGGTGACCGGGGCGTTGACCTCACAGTCGTCACGGGTCAGCTGGGGGAGTGACCCTGAGAGTGACCCCACCTTAGAGGAACGAGCCAGCAACTGTCTGGCCAGGTctgagtgaaagggagagggaggaacagagactgagtgagatggggaggaaagagagactcCTAGTGGCTATACATGGTATTGCAGCATGGTAGGCTTTTACTGGATCTACAACGTGAGCACATTTATTTGAGCTCCACTAACACTAAATCTCTCTAAACCTTGAGCTCATAATCTCATTTATGTCATTTACTACATCTGTATTTACCACAGATTATCACCATTTTATAAATTGCTTGGCAGTGTAGGGCTCTGGGAGGCAGCAATGTCATGGTGTGTAGGTCAGCTATGAGGGTAATAGTGTTGGTGTGGGGCTCACCGGAGGGCAGTAACAGTATGGTGGTGTTGGAGAGACCTTCAGCTCCAGCCAGCTGCAGCTTCTGTATCTTTCTGCTCGGCTCCACGTCTAACATCACCTGGAGCAcacagcgacagagagagatcagtatgtgtgcatgtaggatTTCATATGTTGCCTGTCTCTCCATTCTCATGAATGAATGTATAAATGCACAAGTAGTAACTTAATAACACATCCATACCAGTCCAACAGCCTGTGAGAGCGAAGTGACAGTCTCCAATTTCCTCTTCAGTGGGACGTTGCCAATCTCAGTGTCAGTGATGTCTTTGAAACTGACTGGTTGGGCAGTACTCTCAGTGGCCAGCGGGGGCGATCTGGAAGAAAGAAGAAACTTAAATATGTTAATGCGATACAAATGATAACGAATGACAACATATGGAAACAAATCACTCATTCAAAACAACTTTCTGCACATACGCACCCTGGAACATACGCACTCTGGAAGACATGGGTTGCCAGTGGGACTGGAGTCTTGAGGGCCTCCATCTGGCTAACCATCCCAGCAAGCGGCATCTCGTTGGGGCTCTTTGAGGCCTGCTGGTTGGGTGCAGGACTAGGAGCCTGGGGCTGGAGTTTGAGtggactgggagagagggactcGGTGGGGGAGGGTGTACGCAGCTGGAAGTCATCATCCATAGGAATGTAAGGGGCCAGCATCTCCAGATCCAGATCCTCCATCGACTGATAGCGGGCATTGAAAAAGATAAAAAGGGTCttaattagggctgaacgattaattgcatttgcgatttaatcgcgatatgatagaacgcgattttctaaccgcaacgttcgcgattaaaaacttgatctaaaaaaaaaaaaaattaatcattttttttttcttaagatggtaaattttgcacacagtgtttaaaaagtgcatgccttgtgtttattcttacaatgactgtgtttaaattacttaaatgcacagtggcaaagccaccgatttgttgttcttgattctgtaatgagcagttaaattaaaattaactttaaattgtgggaaataatattttacactaaatgtatctaatattgtgttggtcatattgaaatcattcattacgatttttGGGAATTTCTTTTggataaaattaaaataatcgcatattaaatcgcaatcgcaatattggggggaaaaaaatcgcaattcgattatttccccaaatcgttcagccctagttaaTCTTTTGAGGGTACTTGGCCAGGGAGCCTTAATACTGACAATCATTTCACCCCATCCACTCCACTCCTTTCTCATTCATCATTCTCTCTGCTTTGTTCCTGGAGACGTGAGGGAAAAACCCACCTGTGTTGTGAAGGGAGCTTCAGCGTCCATCTCCATGGAGAAGAGGCGCTCCACCAGGTCCGGCTTGAAGTCCGTGCTCAGGTCAGACAGCTCCAGAGgactgcagggctgcagaagAGGAAACACCGCTCAGAACCTTCCAGAACATCCTCACACCGCTCAGAACCTTGCAGAACAACCTCACACTGCTCAGAACCTTCCGGAACAACCTCACATCAGTCGCACAGACCAAGTACACAGCATCTTTTCAATTCCAAAGTACTGGTCTAACATCAAGCCTCATGAAGATGCACTGTACGTAATCtaattcatgtctttggcacaCTGTCCTGTGCAGACAGTTCACACATCACATCCGAAAGCTACATCTCACACCCGCTGCTGTTAAAAATCACTGTTCTGGGGTCAGCTCTTATCCCTGTGGATTTGATCGCAGTTATGGCTCACTCTAGATGttaaaaaaagtaaaggtcctgatattagccaataaaaaaaatggtgttTTTTTCGTTCTGGCCAGGTGACtgatcttaaccaatcaacaatCTAGAATTTCTTCCGGTAAGCGGATCGAAGATTTTTTGACCCATCGTTAGCCGACACTCTCTGATGCTTAATCAAGACTTACCCCGGCTGAGCTCTCAGTGCTGGAGCAGTCTGGAATGGAGGATGctgggaagggtgtgtgtgtggcatcagaCAGGCAGCAGGTGGGCGGAGCCAGCAGAGTGCGGGAGGAGGGCAGCATGACATCATTAAAGAGCTGAACATCCTTCAGGACGGGGATCTCTGCGTCTGAGGAGAATGGAACATCATTAAAGAGCTGAACATCCTTCAGGACGGTGATCTCTGCGTCTGAGGAGAATGGAACATCATTAAAGAGCTGAACATCCTTCAGGACGGTGATCTCTGCGTCTGAGGAGAATGGAACATCATTAAAGAGCTTAACATCCTTCAGGACGGTGATCTCTGTGTCTGAGGAGAATGGAAACAGAGTTGCTGAGGATGTGGGAAGTACAGCTGCTGAGGGGTGGTCTTTGCATATTTGAAATGATTTATAACAGTGCAGTGgacataaaaatgtgtgtgtgtgtgtgtgtatacatgtgcgtgtgtgtgtgtgcgtgtgaaagagagataaatgaTATAAATGCATGCTTACATAtcaatgcatttgtgtgtgtatgtaaggcagaataagagagagagcgggagtctgtgtctgtgtctgtgtcagagtctgtgtctgtgggagtggTCTCCAACCTGAGCTGAGGTCCAATGAGATGATGGCGTCTCCTGTGATTGGTGGAGCGATCAGTGTCAGCGCCCCCGGCTCCTCCCCCAGGGCCTCCACTCCAGACGGAGTCTCCAGCTCCATCACGGAGTCTCCAGCGTCCTCGTGCTTCTCCTGGCCCTGTTCCTTCTTGGTGGCCACCTGTAGGGGGCGCTGTGTCTCACAGCTGGGCTCCTGGCCGTTCTCCTGCTTCACGCGGTGCGCACACGTCTGCTCCATAGACAGCACCAGTTTCTGCTGCTCCACGCCGCTGCACACACAGGAGGGGCTTActtaggcaaacacacacacacacacacacacacacacacacacacacacacacacacacaagagattcccacatacacacacccatgcatatatctgccacacacacacacatatatgtatacagatgcatacacacatacaaactctttttctcattccaactctctctctctctctctctctctctctctctctctctctctctcactctctctctatcacacacacacacacacacacacacaccacaagcatAAATGCATTACCTGAGTACATagttaacacacaccacacacatatgtgcattaCCTGAGTACATagttaacacacaccacacacacacacacacacacacacacacacacacacacacagcgtataTATAAATGCATTACCTGAGTACatagttcacacacaccaaacactggGGCTGGGAGTTCTTGTTGTTGTAGATGACAGTGGCCTGAGTCTCCACCCACACAAAGCCTCCTCTCTTGGCCAGCATCCTGTACTGACCTGTACACACCTGACCTTTagcaaacactacacacacacacacacacgcacactcacacagacacacacacatacacacacacacacatacacacacacacacgcacacacgcacagaagcacacgcacacacacacacacgcacacgcacacgcacacacacacacacacacacaaataatgaaacacagacacagaaagaggagggaaaacAGAGGTCAGGTAGATGTGCATAAAGTACAAAATGGATAGTGTTGGAAGGGGTGCTTGTGTTAACCTGTGGTCGAttgtttatgcttgtgtgtgtgtgtgtgtatgtgggggtgtgaatgtgtgggcgtgaatgtgtgtttggggtgggttgagtgtgtgtgtgtgtgtgtgtgtgtgtgtgtgtgtgtatgcatgtgtgtactcaCAAGTGTGGTGTGTCTTGGTGAGGTGGTCTGAGTCCAGGGCATGGTAGTACTCATATACAGAGCGATCCAGGAGGTCATCTGGCTCATAGCCCAACAACTCAGTAATcctgccaacacaaacacacacacacacacaaacacacacaaacacacacacacacagggataaacATCCTTTTCTAAATTCCTATAGATAACACAAACTTGATTCAATGAGTcagtgtgttattattattgacaAAGGACACATTCAGTCAAGCCCACTGGGTTACAACACAAACTGTGATGAGtgagatgagtgagtgagttgttaaatatataataaaccTGATGATAAATCAGTCCATGTGTTATACACATATAGGCATTCATACAGTCAGAGTTTGTAAGGTGTCCTAATCTGTTATTCTCAGTCTCAACCACAGGGTGGCTCTCTGGCCTCAGGTACAGCAGTTCTCCAGAACATTCTTCACACGGTTAATGTCCTCATGAGCCCCATTATGTCCTTATGTTTATATAATCCcacaaatgttgtgtgtgtgtgtgtgtgtgtgtgtgtgtgtgcccactacTGACCGTTCGTCACAGTAGGTGAACttcatgttgagtgtgtgtgtgtgtgtgtgtgtgtgtgtgtgtgcccactacTGACCGTTCATCACAGTAGGTGAACTTCATGTCGAGTGTGTGTCGACTGAGGAAGGTTCTGGAGTCCAGCGGGACCTCGATGTTGGCAGGGTGGGGAATGGGCTGGCAGATCAGCACCAGAGAGGGGACGGTGGGAGGggccttcccacacacactcacacactcccccagcACCATGTTACACATGCGCACGTGGCCCGTGCAGCGAAGGAcctgcaggggagagagagggagagagagagacagggagaaagagagacagggagagagagagatagaagtagagagagagacagggagagagagagataggagtagagagagagataggagtagagagagagacaggga
Above is a window of Clupea harengus chromosome 14, Ch_v2.0.2, whole genome shotgun sequence DNA encoding:
- the LOC105901315 gene encoding hypoxia-inducible factor 1-alpha-like gives rise to the protein MDSDLAPPKKRVSSDRRKEKSRDAARSRRGKESEVFYELANELPLPHSLSSNLDKASVMRLALSYLRLRRLLTAAVKTEQESELDTQLSGLFLKALDGFFMVLSEDGDMVYLSENVNKCLGLPQIDLTGHSLFDFTHPCDHDEIREMLVHKTASSKKVKEHDMERNFLLRMKCTLTSRGRTVNIKSATWKVLRCTGHVRMCNMVLGECVSVCGKAPPTVPSLVLICQPIPHPANIEVPLDSRTFLSRHTLDMKFTYCDERITELLGYEPDDLLDRSVYEYYHALDSDHLTKTHHTLFAKGQVCTGQYRMLAKRGGFVWVETQATVIYNNKNSQPQCLVCVNYVLSGVEQQKLVLSMEQTCAHRVKQENGQEPSCETQRPLQVATKKEQGQEKHEDAGDSVMELETPSGVEALGEEPGALTLIAPPITGDAIISLDLSSDAEIPVLKDVQLFNDVMLPSSRTLLAPPTCCLSDATHTPFPASSIPDCSSTESSAGPCSPLELSDLSTDFKPDLVERLFSMEMDAEAPFTTQSMEDLDLEMLAPYIPMDDDFQLRTPSPTESLSPSPLKLQPQAPSPAPNQQASKSPNEMPLAGMVSQMEALKTPVPLATHVFQSAYVPGSPPLATESTAQPVSFKDITDTEIGNVPLKRKLETVTSLSQAVGLVMLDVEPSRKIQKLQLAGAEGLSNTTILLLPSDLARQLLARSSKVGSLSGSLPQLTRDDCEVNAPVTTWQNLLQGEELLRALDQLI